One Streptomyces umbrinus genomic window, GTTCCGGCAGGGGCCCGCGCCCCACAGGGGCACAAAGACCCCGAGGGTCTTGTGCCGACGCACGACCGTGTCCACGGTCTGCTTGCAGACCGGACAGACATACTCATCACTGGTCATGTCCCCAGGGTATTGCGGGAGGCGGCGCGCCGACAGGCGGACGACGGCGCCACCCCGGAATCAGCGCTTCCTGCTGTACGTCCGCACGACCGCCCCGTTCTTGAACGTGCGCACCTCGCCGAGCGTGAACTCGCCGACGGCGAACCCGGAGCCGAACATCGGCATGCCGGAGCCGAGCACGATCGGGTACGTCTTGACGATGAGCTCGTCGATCTCGTCGACCAGCTCACCCGCGAGCCGCGAGCCGCCGCACAGGTAGATCCCGAGATCACCGTCCTCCGCCTTGAGCTCGCGGACCTTGCCGACCAGGTCGTCGGAGATGATCTCGACGTGCGGGTCGGGCGACTCCTCCAGGCTGCGCGAGGCGACGTACTCGCGCATGTGGGCGTACGGGCTGGTGACGCCGAGCTCCAGCGCGATGTCGTAG contains:
- a CDS encoding dihydrofolate reductase family protein → MRKLTYFIACSIDGFIGDPSGDAQMMVEMVDEEFFDFLRTEYPETLPTHGRRATGTDHLANQKFDTIIQGRASYDIALELGVTSPYAHMREYVASRSLEESPDPHVEIISDDLVGKVRELKAEDGDLGIYLCGGSRLAGELVDEIDELIVKTYPIVLGSGMPMFGSGFAVGEFTLGEVRTFKNGAVVRTYSRKR